Proteins co-encoded in one Ruegeria sp. YS9 genomic window:
- a CDS encoding rhomboid family intramembrane serine protease: protein MSSDHYTPPVNPLPPVVVALVLFIIGIELVFTLGARGLVGGPAAVGWRLDAIQHYAFSADIFDWMVLNGRWPFDHVIRFVTYPFVSANFTQAVFVCVFVLAMGKMVGEVFGGFPMLLIFVVSGIGGALTYAVLLDPRYPLIGGFPPVYGLIGAFTWLLWRKLSLVGANQARAFQLIAVLMGIQFLFGLIFGGNAEWVADLGGFATGFGMSFLVAPGAWARIVGRIRRD from the coding sequence ATGAGCAGCGATCATTACACACCGCCTGTGAACCCCCTGCCACCGGTCGTGGTGGCGCTGGTTCTGTTCATCATCGGCATTGAGCTTGTCTTCACGTTGGGCGCGCGGGGGCTGGTCGGGGGGCCAGCGGCAGTCGGCTGGCGCCTGGACGCGATACAGCATTATGCCTTCTCGGCGGATATTTTCGACTGGATGGTGCTGAACGGGCGTTGGCCGTTCGACCATGTGATCCGGTTCGTGACTTATCCCTTTGTATCCGCCAATTTCACGCAGGCGGTTTTTGTCTGTGTCTTTGTGTTGGCGATGGGCAAGATGGTCGGAGAGGTATTCGGGGGCTTTCCCATGCTGCTGATCTTCGTCGTCTCGGGGATTGGCGGTGCGTTGACCTATGCCGTTCTCCTTGATCCTCGCTATCCCCTGATCGGAGGGTTCCCACCTGTTTATGGCCTGATCGGAGCATTCACGTGGTTGTTGTGGCGCAAACTGTCGCTTGTGGGGGCAAATCAGGCAAGGGCGTTCCAACTGATCGCCGTTCTGATGGGCATACAGTTCCTGTTTGGTCTGATCTTCGGCGGCAACGCGGAATGGGTTGCTGATCTGGGCGGGTTTGCCACCGGCTTTGGCATGTCATTTCTGGTGGCGCCGGGGGCCTGGGCCCGGATCGTCGGGCGCATCCGCCGTGATTGA
- the murJ gene encoding murein biosynthesis integral membrane protein MurJ: MKQIRLVSGLFTVGFWTLASRILGFLREILLTAFIGPGPVMDAFVAAFRLPNMFRRFFAEGAFNAAFVPMFSKRLEADENPQGFAQDAFNLLAVAVLALVGLAMVFMPGLVWLTAEGFYGDERFDLAVDYGYVVFPYILFMSLAALFSGVLNATGRFAAAAAAPVLLNIFACTALIAGAISGGEVIRWLISVIPVAGVAQLVLVWVATERAGIRIRPGLPHLTPEMRRMVRIAVPAALAMGVTQVNLVVGQLVASKTEKAVSWLFAADRLYQLPLGVVGIAIGIVLLPDLSRRLRADDKEGARNAFSRAGEFMLLLTLPSTVAFLIIPNPLVSVLFERGQFSPEDTAATALAVAIYGIGLPAFMLQKLLQPLFFAREDTRSPFRYAVVAMVVNAALAFGLFPLVGWIAPAIAASTAGWAMVVLLAIGARRMGEEARFDDRFRARAGRIVLASVGMGAVLFAATHFYGWTLDIAGWRYLALLTLIVVAAVSYFCLGHVLGAFKLSEFKRALRRS, encoded by the coding sequence ATGAAGCAAATACGCTTGGTCTCGGGCCTGTTCACGGTCGGTTTCTGGACGCTGGCCAGTCGAATACTGGGGTTTCTGCGGGAAATTCTGCTGACCGCCTTCATCGGCCCCGGGCCGGTGATGGATGCTTTCGTGGCGGCCTTTCGCCTGCCGAACATGTTCCGCCGATTTTTTGCCGAAGGCGCGTTTAACGCAGCCTTTGTGCCCATGTTCTCGAAACGGCTGGAAGCGGATGAGAATCCACAGGGCTTCGCGCAGGATGCGTTCAACCTGCTGGCCGTGGCTGTTCTGGCGCTGGTCGGGCTGGCCATGGTCTTCATGCCCGGCCTGGTGTGGCTGACAGCCGAAGGGTTTTATGGCGATGAACGGTTCGATCTGGCCGTGGACTATGGCTATGTCGTGTTCCCGTATATCCTTTTCATGTCCTTGGCGGCCCTGTTCTCGGGCGTATTGAACGCAACCGGCAGGTTCGCCGCGGCCGCAGCGGCACCTGTTTTGCTGAACATCTTTGCCTGCACCGCGCTGATTGCCGGGGCCATCTCCGGCGGTGAGGTGATACGATGGCTGATCTCGGTCATTCCGGTCGCCGGCGTCGCACAGCTGGTACTGGTCTGGGTAGCGACCGAGCGTGCCGGTATCCGCATACGCCCCGGCCTGCCCCACCTGACGCCCGAGATGCGCCGGATGGTTCGCATCGCGGTTCCGGCCGCCTTGGCCATGGGGGTTACGCAGGTCAATCTGGTGGTCGGGCAATTGGTGGCGTCCAAAACTGAAAAAGCCGTGAGTTGGCTGTTTGCCGCGGATCGCCTGTACCAACTGCCTTTGGGTGTGGTCGGAATCGCCATTGGCATTGTCCTGCTGCCCGACCTGTCCCGCCGTCTGCGCGCCGACGACAAGGAAGGAGCCCGCAACGCGTTTTCCCGCGCCGGGGAATTCATGCTGCTGTTGACGCTGCCCTCGACCGTGGCGTTCCTGATCATCCCGAACCCGCTGGTTTCGGTGCTGTTCGAACGGGGACAGTTCAGCCCCGAAGATACCGCTGCGACAGCGCTGGCGGTCGCGATCTATGGCATCGGTCTGCCTGCATTCATGCTGCAAAAATTGCTGCAACCACTTTTCTTTGCACGCGAGGATACGCGTTCCCCGTTCCGATATGCGGTGGTCGCAATGGTGGTGAACGCGGCACTGGCGTTTGGCCTGTTTCCGCTGGTGGGCTGGATCGCCCCTGCGATTGCCGCGTCAACTGCCGGCTGGGCCATGGTTGTTCTTTTGGCGATCGGCGCACGTCGCATGGGCGAAGAAGCGCGTTTCGATGACCGTTTCAGGGCACGTGCGGGCCGGATCGTTCTGGCCTCGGTCGGGATGGGCGCGGTCTTGTTTGCAGCGACCCACTTTTATGGTTGGACGCTGGACATTGCCGGCTGGCGCTATCTTGCGCTGTTGACCCTGATCGTGGTCGCCGCCGTCTCGTATTTCTGCCTGGGTCATGTCCTGGGCGCGTTCAAACTGTCAGAGTTCAAACGCGCCTTGCGCCGGTCCTGA
- a CDS encoding branched-chain amino acid aminotransferase, with the protein MATGTNIRTYFQGQWHEGDAPIMRAADHGAWLGSSVFDGARYFDGVAPDLEAHCARVNRSAEALMLTPTMTTEQMVELVREGLQAYSPDTAVYIRPMYWGIDGDSTAIVPQENSTGFAICLEEIPMAPETASATLSTTRFRRPVLESAVVNAKAGCLYPNNARMLQEARSKGFSNALVADAMGHVAETATANIFMVKDGEVFTPIPNGTFLAGITRARHIKNLRADGVKVHETVLSFEDFHEADEVFMSGNMSKVTPVTALEDTQFQVGPVARRARALYWDWAASER; encoded by the coding sequence ATGGCAACCGGCACGAACATCCGGACCTATTTTCAAGGCCAATGGCATGAGGGGGACGCACCCATCATGCGCGCGGCGGATCATGGCGCCTGGCTGGGATCTTCGGTCTTTGACGGCGCGCGGTATTTTGACGGGGTGGCCCCGGATCTGGAGGCCCATTGCGCGCGGGTGAACCGCTCAGCCGAAGCCTTGATGCTGACACCGACCATGACGACCGAACAGATGGTCGAGTTGGTACGCGAAGGGTTGCAGGCCTACAGCCCGGACACAGCCGTTTACATTCGCCCGATGTACTGGGGGATCGATGGTGACAGCACGGCCATAGTTCCGCAGGAAAACAGCACAGGTTTTGCAATCTGCCTGGAAGAAATCCCAATGGCCCCCGAAACCGCGTCGGCCACTCTGTCGACCACGCGCTTCCGCCGCCCGGTTCTGGAAAGCGCGGTCGTAAACGCCAAGGCCGGGTGCCTTTACCCCAACAACGCCCGCATGCTGCAAGAGGCGCGCTCGAAAGGCTTTTCCAACGCCCTGGTGGCCGATGCGATGGGGCATGTGGCGGAAACGGCGACGGCCAACATCTTTATGGTGAAGGACGGCGAAGTCTTTACACCGATCCCGAACGGAACTTTCCTGGCCGGCATTACCCGAGCACGGCATATCAAAAACCTGCGCGCGGATGGCGTAAAGGTCCACGAAACGGTTCTGAGCTTCGAGGATTTCCACGAGGCCGACGAGGTCTTCATGTCCGGCAACATGAGCAAGGTCACACCGGTAACTGCGCTGGAGGACACGCAATTTCAGGTGGGTCCTGTTGCTCGCCGTGCCCGCGCGCTCTATTGGGATTGGGCTGCAAGTGAACGCTAG
- a CDS encoding [protein-PII] uridylyltransferase codes for MTLPRKASLVPVSERSGETMAPDGALICPAENIFDSVSVNDALAEVFETCSDNSKMRSETVRILRDAQKAGRKAIADAFSERPFDARALTRSYTYLTDQLVGTAMLVSSTRLHPIATPTQGEKIAVLAVGGYGRGEMAPSSDVDLLFLTPYKITAWAESVIESMLYILWDLRLKVGHSSRTIKDCLRLGTEDFTIRTAMLEQRYLAGDKALADELERRLKTELFKGTEREFIEAKLNERDERHLKQGERYKVEPNVKEGKGGLRDLQSLYWIAKYIYGVQDVAELVPLGLFTPEEFKTFVQAEEFLWAVRSHLHLVTGRATEQLTFDMQVEVAARMGYEDRAGRRAVEVFMQRYFREATRVGELTRIFLTKLEALHVKGAPLLERIFRRRRRVKAGYKVVHGRLDVADPDKFLSDKVNLLRLFEEGLRTGMLIHPDAMRLVAANLHLIDDEMRNDKEARRIFLDLMLKHGNPERALRRMNELGVLSAFLPEFEPIVAMMQFNMYHSYTVDEHTIQCIVNLAQIERGELIESLPLASSILQGGVNRKVLYVALLLHDIAKGRPEDHSILGAQIARKVAPRLGLNKADSETVEWLVRYHLLMSDMAQKRDISDPRTVRDFAKAVQTVKRLDLLTVLTVCDIRGVGPNTWNNWKATLLRALHAETKRALETGMEDLNRANRGAEAKKALRTELAAWSKADLKSETGRHYDPYWQGLNLATHVEFANMLRALEQSGDPGAMEIRLQPDEDRDATRACFAMGDHPGIFARISGALALVGANVVDARSYTTKDGYVTDAFWIQDAEGHPFEASRLPRLTQMIHKTLRGEVVAKEALKSRDKIKKRERAFNVPTHITFDNDGSEIYTIIEVDTRDRPGLLFDLTRTLAAANVYIANAVIATYGEQVVDTFYVKDMFGLKYHSESKQRGLEAKLRKAITEGAERAAS; via the coding sequence TTGACCCTGCCCCGCAAAGCTTCTCTGGTGCCGGTTTCTGAGCGATCGGGCGAGACCATGGCGCCGGATGGCGCGCTGATTTGCCCTGCCGAAAACATCTTTGACAGCGTCAGCGTCAATGATGCGCTGGCCGAGGTGTTCGAGACCTGCTCTGACAACAGCAAAATGCGCTCTGAAACAGTGCGCATTCTGCGCGACGCTCAGAAAGCGGGCCGCAAAGCCATTGCCGATGCTTTCAGCGAGCGTCCGTTCGACGCGCGCGCGCTGACCCGTTCCTATACCTACCTGACGGACCAGCTGGTCGGAACCGCGATGCTGGTCTCCAGCACGCGCCTGCATCCGATTGCGACGCCAACACAAGGTGAAAAGATCGCTGTTCTGGCCGTTGGCGGGTACGGGCGCGGTGAAATGGCGCCGTCCTCCGATGTCGATCTGCTGTTTCTGACCCCCTACAAAATCACCGCCTGGGCCGAGAGCGTCATCGAATCGATGCTTTATATCCTTTGGGATCTCAGGCTCAAGGTCGGGCATTCCTCGCGCACGATCAAAGACTGCCTTCGGCTGGGCACCGAGGATTTCACGATCCGTACCGCAATGCTTGAACAACGCTATCTGGCGGGCGACAAGGCGCTGGCCGACGAGCTTGAGCGACGGCTGAAAACCGAGCTGTTCAAGGGAACCGAACGGGAATTCATCGAAGCCAAGCTGAATGAACGCGATGAACGGCACCTGAAACAAGGGGAACGATACAAGGTCGAACCCAACGTGAAAGAAGGCAAAGGGGGGTTGCGCGACCTCCAATCCCTCTACTGGATTGCAAAGTACATCTATGGCGTTCAGGACGTGGCCGAACTTGTGCCTTTGGGTCTGTTCACCCCGGAAGAGTTCAAGACCTTCGTTCAGGCCGAAGAATTTCTTTGGGCCGTTCGTTCGCATTTGCATCTGGTGACAGGCCGCGCCACCGAACAGCTGACCTTTGACATGCAGGTCGAGGTCGCAGCGCGCATGGGCTATGAGGATCGAGCCGGTCGCCGTGCGGTCGAAGTATTCATGCAACGCTATTTCCGCGAAGCCACACGTGTGGGCGAGTTGACGCGGATTTTTCTGACAAAGCTTGAGGCGCTGCACGTGAAAGGCGCGCCATTGCTGGAGCGCATTTTCCGCAGACGCCGGCGGGTCAAAGCCGGATACAAGGTTGTTCACGGCCGTCTGGACGTAGCAGACCCTGACAAGTTTCTGTCCGACAAAGTGAACCTTCTGCGCCTGTTCGAAGAAGGCTTGCGAACAGGAATGCTGATCCATCCGGATGCCATGCGTCTGGTGGCGGCAAATCTGCATCTGATCGACGACGAAATGCGCAACGACAAAGAGGCGCGGCGCATCTTTCTGGACTTGATGCTGAAACACGGAAATCCGGAACGGGCTTTGCGGCGGATGAACGAACTGGGTGTGCTGTCCGCCTTCCTGCCCGAGTTCGAGCCCATCGTGGCAATGATGCAGTTCAACATGTACCACAGCTATACGGTGGACGAGCATACCATCCAGTGCATCGTGAACCTGGCCCAGATCGAACGCGGAGAGTTGATTGAATCCCTGCCTCTTGCCTCGTCGATTCTGCAAGGTGGGGTCAATCGTAAGGTGCTGTATGTCGCCCTGTTGCTGCATGATATCGCGAAGGGGCGACCCGAAGATCACTCGATCCTTGGGGCACAGATCGCACGCAAGGTCGCGCCACGATTGGGTCTGAACAAAGCGGATTCGGAGACGGTGGAATGGCTGGTGCGCTATCATCTGCTCATGTCCGACATGGCACAGAAACGTGACATTTCAGACCCCCGCACAGTGCGTGATTTTGCCAAAGCAGTCCAAACAGTCAAACGACTGGACCTGTTGACCGTTCTGACCGTCTGCGACATTCGCGGCGTGGGGCCGAATACCTGGAACAACTGGAAAGCCACGCTGCTGCGTGCCCTTCACGCTGAAACCAAGCGCGCGCTGGAAACCGGGATGGAGGACCTCAACCGCGCCAATCGCGGGGCCGAGGCAAAAAAAGCCCTGCGCACCGAACTTGCAGCCTGGTCCAAGGCCGACCTCAAATCCGAGACAGGACGCCACTACGACCCGTATTGGCAGGGTCTCAATCTGGCTACACATGTCGAGTTTGCGAACATGCTGCGCGCGCTGGAACAAAGCGGCGACCCCGGCGCGATGGAGATCCGCCTGCAACCGGACGAGGATCGCGACGCAACCCGAGCCTGTTTTGCGATGGGCGATCACCCCGGTATCTTTGCCCGCATTTCCGGCGCGCTGGCCCTGGTCGGCGCGAATGTCGTGGATGCGCGCAGCTATACCACCAAAGACGGCTATGTCACCGATGCCTTCTGGATTCAGGACGCCGAAGGGCACCCGTTTGAAGCCTCGCGCCTGCCACGTCTGACGCAGATGATCCACAAGACACTGCGCGGCGAAGTCGTTGCGAAGGAGGCGTTGAAATCCCGCGACAAGATCAAGAAACGCGAGCGTGCCTTCAACGTCCCGACGCATATTACCTTCGACAATGACGGTTCTGAAATTTACACGATCATCGAAGTGGACACCCGCGACCGGCCGGGCCTGCTGTTTGATCTGACCCGCACCCTCGCCGCAGCCAATGTTTACATCGCCAATGCGGTGATCGCGACCTATGGCGAACAGGTGGTCGATACGTTTTACGTCAAGGATATGTTCGGCTTGAAGTACCATTCGGAAAGCAAGCAACGTGGGCTCGAGGCCAAGCTGCGCAAGGCGATCACCGAAGGCGCCGAGCGTGCTGCGTCATGA
- the trpS gene encoding tryptophan--tRNA ligase, which yields MTETHFTPRVFSGAQPSGNLHLGNYLGALRNWVRMQSEEFETIYCMVDLHAITVWQDPIELQHATRELCAGYIASGLNPEKSILFNQSQVPEHAQLAWIFNCVARMGWMQRMTQWKDKAGKNQQNASLGLFAYPALMAADILIYHATHVPVGEDQKQHLELTRDIAIKFNNDFGVDFFPVTEPVIEGAATRVMSLRDGSKKMSKSDPSDMSRINLTDDAEAIAKKIRKAKTDPDALPSEAEGLEDRPEARNLVNIYAALSDQSIEQVLADVGGKQFGDFKPMLADLAVAKLAPISTEMSRLMGDQAEIDRILARGAERAREIAAPILQKTYEIVGMVGAGSR from the coding sequence ATGACCGAGACCCATTTCACGCCCCGCGTGTTTTCCGGCGCACAGCCTTCGGGCAACCTGCACCTCGGCAATTATCTCGGTGCGCTTCGGAACTGGGTTAGAATGCAAAGCGAGGAGTTTGAAACCATCTATTGCATGGTCGATCTTCATGCAATCACGGTCTGGCAAGATCCAATCGAGTTGCAGCATGCAACGCGGGAGCTTTGTGCCGGTTACATCGCTTCTGGACTAAACCCCGAAAAATCGATTTTGTTCAATCAAAGCCAAGTGCCGGAACACGCGCAACTGGCTTGGATATTCAACTGTGTTGCGCGTATGGGTTGGATGCAGCGCATGACCCAGTGGAAGGACAAGGCGGGCAAGAACCAGCAGAACGCTTCGCTTGGCTTGTTTGCCTATCCTGCCCTGATGGCAGCCGACATTCTGATCTATCACGCAACCCACGTGCCAGTCGGGGAAGACCAGAAACAGCATCTTGAGTTGACCCGCGACATCGCCATCAAGTTCAACAATGATTTCGGCGTCGATTTCTTCCCCGTCACCGAGCCGGTGATCGAAGGTGCGGCCACACGGGTCATGAGCCTGAGGGACGGATCCAAGAAGATGTCGAAATCCGATCCATCGGATATGAGCCGGATCAACCTGACGGATGACGCCGAAGCGATTGCCAAGAAAATCCGCAAAGCCAAGACCGACCCCGATGCTCTGCCGTCAGAAGCCGAAGGGCTGGAGGACCGCCCCGAGGCGCGTAACTTGGTCAATATCTACGCGGCCCTGAGCGATCAAAGCATCGAGCAGGTTCTGGCCGATGTTGGCGGCAAGCAGTTTGGTGACTTCAAACCGATGCTGGCCGATCTGGCAGTGGCGAAACTGGCCCCGATTTCGACCGAAATGTCACGTCTGATGGGGGATCAGGCCGAGATCGACCGGATTCTGGCCCGCGGTGCCGAGCGCGCCCGCGAGATCGCGGCTCCGATCCTGCAAAAGACCTACGAAATCGTGGGCATGGTCGGCGCTGGATCACGCTGA